A single region of the Lotus japonicus ecotype B-129 chromosome 4, LjGifu_v1.2 genome encodes:
- the LOC130714041 gene encoding uncharacterized protein LOC130714041, whose protein sequence is MAATAFSSTTIFPTSPTFPASHSDPKSSSLRFPTSRSLPLLATASKRRVTTFCSSESADVPKEQTPIELRYPAFPTVLDINQIRNVLPHRFPFLLVDRVIEYNPGVSAVAIKNVTINDNFFPGHFPERPIMPGVLMVEAMAQVGGLVMLTPEVGGSRENFFFAGIDKVRFRKPVIAGDTLVMRMTLIKLQKRFGIAKMEGKAYVGGEVVCEGEFLMAIGSGSE, encoded by the exons ATGGCCGCCACTGCATTCTCCAGCACCACCATCTTCCCCACCTCTCCCACTTTCCCTGCTTCCCATTCAGAccccaaatcttcatctctCAGATTCCCCACCTCAAGATCTCTGCCCCTTCTCGCCACCGCCAGCAAACGACGTGTCACAACATTTTGTTCATCAGAATCTGCTGATGTCCCAAAAGAACAAACCCCAATTGAATTAA GGTATCCTGCATTTCCAACCGTATTGGACATCAACCAGATTCGTAATGTTCTGCCCCACAG GTTTCCATTTCTTCTGGTGGATAGAGTGATTGAATACAACCCTGGAGTTTCTGCTGTGGCCATAAAGAATGTGACAATCAATGATAACTTTTTTCCTGGGCATTTTCCTGAAAGGCCAATCATGCCTGGTGTTCTCATGGTTGAG GCAATGGCACAAGTCGGCGGTCTGGTTATGTTGACACCTGAAGTGGGAGGTTCTCGTGAGAATTTCTTCTTTGCAGGAATAGACAAAGTGCGATTTAGGAAGCCTGTGATTGCAGGAGACACCTTAGTCATGAGAATGACACTTATCAAACTGCAAAAGCGATTTGGAATTGCAAAGATGGAAGGGAAGGCATATGTTGGAGGTGAAGTTGTGTGTGAAGGGGAGTTTTTGATGGCTATTGGGTCTGGAAGCGAATAA
- the LOC130712151 gene encoding uncharacterized protein LOC130712151, which yields MKGGRKRSRHASTSEDPADRHERLHASTRRGDHIAATQAVEASAPSPSPSATPVEAPLATPAPSATPVGAPSATPAPSATRAPAELDPAPLSPMAELPRQETSSSEPSGEESSSSSELSGEEEEPLILQEEIDAADVMPDVVPEGGAEGGADDDLIQRVAPFPGGPEDLSLLAHYPDHKAPWTWQALLRTDPRYVDRQTLRVATVGGKVWNLPCDGDSEAHTHVRQLLQQTDE from the exons atgaagggcgggagGAAGAGGTCACGACATGCTTCTACTAGTGAGGATCCAGCGGATCGACACGagcgcttgcatgcttctacCAGGCGCGGCGACCATATTGCAGCCACTCAGGCggtagaggcttcagctccGTCTCCATCCCCATCTGCGACTCCGGTCGAGGCTCCGTTAGCTACCCCGGCTCCATCTGCTACTCCGGTCGGGGCTCCGTCAGCTACCCCCGCTCCGTCTGCTACTAGGGCTCCGGCTGAGCTGGACCCTGCTCCGTTGTCTCCGATGGCTGAGTTACCTCGTCaggagacatcttcttctgAGCCTAGTGGCGaggagtcttcttcttcttctgagcttagtggtgaggaggaggagcctcttattctgcaggaggagattgatgctgctgatgtTATGCCAGATGTGGTGCCAGAGGGCGGTGCAGAGGGCGGTGCGGATGACGACCTCATCCAGAGGGTGGCACCGTTTCCCGGGGGGCCTGAGGATCTGTCGCTTCTTGCGCATTATCCTGACCACAAGGCTCCTTGGACGTGGCAGGCACTTCTTCGCACAGACCCGCGGTACGTGGACCGTCAGACATTGAGGGTGGCCACTGTTGGGGGGAAGGTATGGAACCTCCCCTGTGATGGCGACTCAGAGGCCCACACACATGTGCGACAGCTGCTGCAGCAGACGG acgagtag
- the LOC130712054 gene encoding uncharacterized protein LOC130712054 has translation MEFHRNNSSPSSSNSSSMSAAGTPNPQKTDDPMHSWWESVSKARSRIHSLATILPNSHSSALSSLADSERPALSLLSSLAAYSAVSSSLSGSQSDPLCHWLYDTFLSSDPHLRLVVLSFLPLLSGLYLSRLHHRHDDNNHHDPPSLSGFEAVLLALYAAETKSRNGKPLIATVPDLSLPSIYHSPLRKPQNSNANAPSSVAVISPPLEPLLAVKSTKRASIVGAALQSYFSQISHMPSWSKLEFCRFLAGWAGQDCPCRRDLDRVPSNTLTLTLDDDGDGGGSNGGCDREIEIESVGEMMGKVQIHDSDGLAKGDRIPLPWEILQPALRILGHCLFAPLNPQEVKDAASFAVRCLYARASHDLVPQAILATRSLIQLDNRARDAAKVAAAATNPNTPTKVKKPEILLVSK, from the coding sequence ATGGAATTCCACCGCAACAACTCATCTCCGTCGTCATCAAACTCCTCCTCCATGAGCGCCGCCGGAACCCCAAACCCTCAAAAAACCGACGACCCAATGCACTCATGGTGGGAATCCGTCTCCAAAGCCCGTTCCCGCATCCACTCCCTCGCCACCATCCTCCCCAACTCTCACTCCTCCGCCCTCTCCTCCCTCGCCGACTCCGAACGCCCCGCTCTCTCCCTCCTCTCCTCCCTCGCCGCCTACTCCGCCGTCTCCTCCTCCCTCTCCGGCTCCCAATCCGACCCCCTCTGCCACTGGCTCTACGACACCTTCCTCTCCTCTGACCCCCACCTCCGCCTCGTTGTCCTCTCCTTCCTCCCTCTTCTCTCCGGCCTCTACCTCTCccgcctccaccaccgccaCGACGACAACAACCACCATGATCCGCCTTCGCTCTCCGGCTTCGAAGCTGTTCTCCTCGCTCTCTACGCCGCCGAGACCAAATCCCGCAACGGCAAACCCCTCATCGCCACCGTCCCCGACCTCTCTCTCCCTTCCATCTACCATTCCCCTCTCCGTAAACCCCAAAACTCCAACGCTAACGCTCCCTCCTCCGTCGCTGTGATCTCACCACCGCTTGAACCCCTCCTCGCCGTGAAATCCACCAAGCGCGCCTCCATTGTCGGCGCCGCGTTACAGTCCTACTTCTCCCAGATCTCTCATATGCCCTCCTGGTCCAAGCTCGAATTCTGCCGCTTCCTCGCCGGATGGGCCGGCCAGGACTGCCCCTGCCGGAGAGACCTCGATCGCGTCCCATCCAACACTTTAACTCTGACCCTTGACGACGACGGTGACGGTGGTGGTAGCAATGGCGGTTGTGACCGTGAGATTGAGATTGAGAGTGTTGGAGAAATGATGGGGAAGGTGCAGATTCATGATTCTGATGGGTTGGCCAAAGGGGATAGGATCCCTTTGCCTTGGGAGATTCTGCAACCGGCGTTGAGGATCTTGGGGCACTGTTTGTTTGCCCCATTGAACCCTCAAGAGGTTAAGGATGCTGCATCTTTTGCTGTTAGGTGCTTGTATGCTAGGGCCTCTCATGATTTGGTTCCTCAGGCTATTCTTGCCACCAGGAGTCTCATTCAGCTTGATAACAGGGCCAGGGACGCCGCGAAAGTCGCCGCTGCAGCTACAAATCCCAACACCCCTACCAAAGTCAAGAAACCTGAAATACTTTTGGTCTCAAAGTGA
- the LOC130713964 gene encoding protein MAINTENANCE OF MERISTEMS-like: protein MPFGEMTITLDDVSALLHLPTGSRFYTPGRGERDEVAALCAQLLGGSVAAYLAEFEAAGGQNIRFITLKTMYTSAMDGGRYEDAARIWLVNQLGATLFASKSGGYHTTVYWIGMLEDLGRVSEYAWGAIALVSLYEQLSRASRRKTAQIGGFTSLVLSWAYEYISSSVIIRTEVPGYTQDQPRAQRWSTSRIAHSGLDERRVMLDELTVDDITWTPFEDHRDVRPRDPRALYSGYIRTPYGRSVSRHLPERVMRQFGFIQDIPRHPSEIQTTGSLAETTDAAYAEFEPHLRPQGIPATYPGEAVEGYMRWYSRVSHVFIIPEDRREELSAVSAIRRGVELLEQSLEVPGALAPGTQPRILTERALDLFRRSSFVGTQGVAFSAIRGAAAAGGRARGGIARGGRPRGGGARGGRARGEGDPGEGVRGGRARGPRGRRGRGRGE, encoded by the exons atgccgttcggggagatgactatcaccctggacgatgtgtctgctcttctccatcttcccacagggtcgaggttctacactCCGGGCAGAGGGGAGCGAGACGAGGTTGCAGCGCTCTGCGCCCAGCtcctgggaggatctgttgctgCTTATCTGGCTGAGTTTGAGGCGGCGGGTGGCCAGAACATTCGGTTcattactctgaagaccatgtacacgtctgctatggatg ggggacgctatgaggatgctgctaggatctggctggtgaaccagcttggtGCCACCCTCTTTGCCAGCAAGAGTGGTGGTTACCACACTACTGTCTACTGGATCGGGATGCTTGAGGACCTCGGTCGCGTGTCGGAGTACGCGTGGGGTGCGATTGCGCTGGTTTCGTTGTACGAACAGCTGAGTCGTGCATCCCGCAGGAAGACAGCGCAGATCGGTGGGTTCACCTCCCTCGTGCTGTCATGGGCGTATGAGTACATATCCAGCAGCGTCATTATCAGGACGGAGGTCCCCGGCTAcacacaggaccagcctagggcgcagcggtggtccacgtctcggatcgcgcattccggactcgatgagagacgagtcatgctcgatgagcttacagtggatgatatcacatggaccccttttgaggaccatcgagatgttcgaccgcgggatcccagggccctctattccggctacatccggacaccttacggccggtctgtgagccgacatctaccagagcgggttatgcgccagtttggcttcatacaggacatccctcgacacccctctgagatccagacgacggggtcccttgctgagaccacagatgctgcctatgctgagtttgagccgcacctccgccctcaggggatacctgctacatatccgggagaggcggtggagggttacatgaggtggtatagcagagtgtcacatgtgttcatcatccctgaggataggagggaggagcttagtgccgtg tctgccatacgtaggggtgtggagttgttggagcagtccCTGGAGGTGCCAGGTGCTCTTGCTCCAGGGACACAGCCCCGGATCCTCACGGAGAGGGCGCTCGATCTCTTTCGACGGAGTTCCTTCGTTGGTACCCAGGGAGTTGCCTTTTCTGCTATTCGAGGAGCCGCAGCTgcgggaggcagagctcgtggaggcatagctcgtggaggcagaccccgtggaggcggagctcgtggaggcagagctcgtggagagggtgatcctggagagggtgttcgtggaggtcgagctcgtggacccagaggtcgcagggggcggggtcggggagagtga
- the LOC130713965 gene encoding uncharacterized protein LOC130713965, producing MKNVVAVIKSCTPNGFGDAKVTLKDPTGAVDASIHRKAFTHSEFANDITVGYVLVLQKVAVFAPRGTVCYLNITLPNLVKVFPKDCGPHDFIDITEE from the exons ATGaagaatgttgttgctgttatcaaatcttgcactcccaatgggtttggagatgcgaaagttaccctcaag GACCCCACGGGTGCTGTTGATGCTAGCATCCACCGCAAGGCATTTACTCACAGTGAATTTGCGAatgacataactgttggatatgttctcgttctccaaaag gttgctgtgtttgcacctagaggaactgtttgttatcttaatataacattgcccaacctagtgaaggtattcccaaaagattgcggaccccatgacttcatcgatatcacagaggaataa